Within the Malaclemys terrapin pileata isolate rMalTer1 chromosome 24, rMalTer1.hap1, whole genome shotgun sequence genome, the region GGGAATCAGAATGCCAGAAGGTGGGAAATGGAATCAGTTTAGCATAGCCACAGCTTCAAGCCCCTCTGTAATTGTCTTTAGATTGAAGAACCACTTGATGGAAGCGATTAAAACATTCCAGCATAACACCCTATCACATCTCTGCTCGTCCTCCCAATAGAGTTAAACAAGTTGAAACCTTGAATAATGATGCTTCTCCCAGACAGGAAGAAGTAAAATAATAAtgttgcgggggagggaggacatgTGCAGACCCTGGCATTGAGGGATGTGGAATCCTGTTATGGGAGTTGGGGGAAATAGGGGGATACAGagtccctgccatggagggcgATTGGGAGATCCTGGTATAGGAGAATAGGGTgtccagagcccctggcatgatgGGGAAACTGTGTGGTGTGCGGGAAACCCCCCATAGAGCCCTTACTTGGACTCGATGTGCTAGCCAGGGAAGCTACTTGtgcagggggtgttttttcaatGGGATGATTCCACTCCTTTAAAGACCCTTCTATAGCATTCTTGGGGCATTAAGGGACCTTGGTGTAATTAAAAATCTGTCCACTCAGTTTTACTTTGTAACAATAGAGGTCCAAGTCCTGATCTTCCACTGATCCCTTCACTTGCAGAATTATCCACCCAGTTTTCCTTCCACTAACCTATGCTCCCAAATGAGTCCCTTGTTTCCTCTCCTGGTATCTGCCCCATTCCAAAGCTGACAATCCCTAGAGCAGTTCTGCCAAGTTACAGTAGCAGCCTTGCCTCATGGTCCGCGTGTTGATAACATCCACCCCAATCATTTCATTGTGCTAACGATTCTTCCCATGACAAGGTCTCTTTGTATTATAATACAACCCATTTGCTTCCTCTTTTTCTGAAGCCAGCAAACAGCATTACTTATCCCCTCTCCTGTTCTCTCTTTATAGTTTACTGCATCACACTAGTGGTGAATCTAATTGGCTGCCTGGCCTGGTGGATTGGTGGTGGTTATGGCGTTAATTTTGGCTTGGCCATCCTTTGGCTTTTTCTCTTCAGCCCCTGCAGTTACATATGCTGGTTCCGGCCTGCATACAAAGGCTTTCGGTAAGTAGACACTCACCTTCTTCCTTTGATCAAAGGGTTTCCTCTGGGAGGTTCGTTCAGTAAATGTTGATCAAGAAGACCATAACCGCAAGCTGTTCTATCTGTCAGGGCAAAGATTAAGGAGAAAGTAAATGGAATATTCAGTTACAACAATATTTGGTTAAGAAAGTTTTTGGCCAGCGCAGGAGCTTATAGATGAAGCTATAGGGCTTCTCCTCTCTGGGTGGCTGGTTTGAATCCAGCCAAGGTGGAGAGCGACTGAAAGTTGCTGCTGTCTGTTTGTTGTTTGGTGGcctgttgttgtttgtattatgATAATGCCTAAAGGGATCCCATTGTTCTAATGCTGTACGGATATGGACTAAGAgctagtctctgccccaaagagcttacagttgaaATAGACAAGACGGACAAAGGGTGGAGGTAGTGGGGAAGGCTATGTCTACAAGCTACGTATGAGCACAGTGAAGAATACGATGATTAGTGAGAAGTATCCATGCCCACAAAACGCCACCCTTGACACAAACTGACCCCTTGTTGGCAGAGAGGTCCAGGCCACAGAAACTTCACTTCTCTCTTGTCCCCATAAAGGGTTCCTTCAGAACAGAGCTAATTCATGTTGGTGAAGGGGGGCTTGCAACAAGATCTTGCATTGCTGATGACCATACAGTTTGACCTATTCCGTGGTCATCGCAGCACTGATTGGTTTTGCACTTTCACAAGCAtgaaatccatattttaaaaattgttaatgtATTGTGATTATTAAATATCCCTAGGGTTACTTAAGCATTCACATCGCTAATGGTATGGGAGACATTCTTCTAAAAGCTTGTTTAAGATTTTTGGTTTCTCAGTTCTTTATGGGAAAACTGTACAGAAATAGCTTGCTGTTCTGCTTTTTGTCTCTAGGCACAGCATCTAGTTACTCATATTGGGAGCGGGTATTTAAATAAAAGTAACCCACAAAGACCAGGGCTCTTCTCAAATggcacaaatatatttaaaatcatcctacatttatttttttattaataatcatTTGCATGTCTCTGGTGCCTGCTGGaattgcaaagcactttgcaaacattagtgCATTgagcttcacaacatccctttgaGGGACTTAAGTTTAATCTCCATTTtgcatagggaaactgaggcgtgGAAAGGGGAAGCTATtttcccaaggtcatgcagcaggtcACTAGCAGAGCTGACAGGAATCTGCCATTCCAGCTTCCTAGAcaaccctctcccctccttcactacctatgtatttttttaattggctAACCATCAAATTCTATGGTAAGAGAAGTTAATTTAGAAGAAAGCGGAAACAGCTGACAAGAATAGAAGCAGAcagactaaggccctgattctagAAGGCACTCAAGCATATGCTAAATTTTAAGCATGTACCGGTGGGACTTAAGCAAGTACTTAactctaagcatgtgcttaagtgctttactgaatctgCATCTAAATGCTCACCTCAAATACTACCAAATATGTGTGCTAATGTAGTGGATATTATTAAAACCATAGCAACTAAGTTTAATTATGTTATAGAATTCAAAGGAGGATAACTTCTAAAAGGATATGAAAAGCAAAGGAATTGAATCATATGAAACTCTTAAAGGAAGTGAAAAATGAAATCTGAGAAGTGTTACTCTACTgggctgtgttttgtttttttccccttcccctttcttaATTCAAAAGTCCCTGGGGTTTCCAAGTCACTAGTAGAACTCTGTTCAAAGAGCACTTTCCCTTCCAAAGTCTGGGAAAAATTACTCCTCCACAATGCTTTCCTCTGGGCTTTGTGGAGTCAGATTCTAATTATTTCTTTAATGCTGTTTGTATGTGTTTTGTGCAACCGAATGCTGAAAGGCCCTTGAGATTACCCTGTGTAAATACTTGTATATAAAATCAATACCCTAGGGACAGACCAGCAAGCCACAGAGCAGTTAGTTTGACATTAGTTTGGAGGAGACTTTAAAGAAAATAGCGGTGTAatcagagaaatatttttatggGAAAGGAATACTGTAGCCAGATTCATTAGACCCACTTGCTATGCTTATTCCCGGCTGTTACAGCCATGGTAGATATTGGGATACCGTAGTCTGTGGATGCTTTTGTGAAACATTCACCATATGTCCACATCCAAAGTTAAATTAGATGCAGAACCTTGGCGTGAGAGCAGAATGGTGGCAAATTTCCAGTGGAAAGGTGGATGAGAATTCACCTTTTCTACATGTTGTAGCTCAGTAgtgttccacttttttttttttttaatttgtggatCCCTAAAactatttcaaatggaggtgtgtaCCCCTTTGGAAATCATAGACCTAGTCTGCAGATccccaggggtccacagaccacaggttgaaaaccactcctctagctgatttatttgggcataagtttttgtgggtaaaaccTCACTTacgtttcactctatgcatctgaagaagtgaggtttttacccacgaaagcttatgcccaaataaatctgttagtctctaaggtgccaccagactccttgttgtttttgtagatacagactaacacggctaccccctgatacttgacactccTCTAGCTGATTCCCATACACCCCTTCAAATTGAGATTTCTTTACTATTGCCAGGTCATTGTCATGAGAGTCCATTTAAAGGTCCAGCCTGGAACGTTGTCCTTTCACTGTGATTTGATTTCAGTATTGAGACAGAATTACCTTAACCATGGACTGTTTATCACAGGAAACACGTTCTACTCGGATCCAGTATTCGAAAGGAGAATGCCATGATGGTAGCATTTTGCTCTTCTGTAGCATTGTTCAACCCAGGCTATCTAGTCtctttcacaacacccctgggaagTAATAATACTATTGGAGACAACGGGCCACATCTGCCATTGACCTGCCCTTTGTGTAGCTATTCATGCAACTTGACAcgcactttgcactggtgtaaatgactgcataaGGTGCAGGGCAAGAGAGAATCAAGCCCTGAGGGTTtccaacttgcccaaggtcagtccCATTCTTTGCTCTCGCCATTAAGTACCAGATTTACAACCATATTTAGATGCTTAAACATGCAGATAGGCCCCTAAGAGGAATTACATACTCAAGGGGAGTTAGGAACCTAACTCAATGCGAGTTAGGTACCTATCCTGCTTAGGCACCTAGGGGATTTAAAAAAGctcctctctgcatctttaggtgcctaaatacgttTGTACATCTGGCCTAGAACACAGACCCTCCCTGTTTCTGTGATTCAATGGATTTGATGTAAATaatttgcactattaaatatGTCATCAGGTATGAGTGGGTCCAGAGCTAACCTTCAGTTTAAAATAACAGtattccttgccaaagaatggctgaCTAATATGGGTGGTGTTGCTAGATGAAGACACTGCATCTGATGACACCATAAATTTTAAGCATGTACCGGTGGGACTTAAGCAAGTACTTAactctaagcatgtgcttaagtgctttactgaatctgcatctaaatttttattttattttattattgctgTACAGTATAGCTAGAGCTCTGGTAGAGTTATGCTGAACCCCAGTGATGGAGAGGCCATTGAGCACGCCTAGTTTTGGTAGCCACCGTGCATACCTGGACCACAAACATAAACTCTACTGATCTCGTTCAGTAGCTTGGCACCTGCCTGACCTATCCATCCCAAAGGCGTAGATGCCGTGGAGTTACAAAAAGCAGCATTGCCTCTGAACGCCACTTATTTCCCCAGGCAGCATTCCATCCCATTCGTTAGGCTCAAATACACTCTGTATGTGGCTGCCAGAGCTATTTTTCTTCCTAATCCATCCCAGAGCTGGGTTGTCAATGGCTCACCTCCCTTAACCACAGGTGTGTAAACTGATGACAAACAGCCCCTGAGATATTCCCAGCTAGGATTCTTGTTCACAATAATTGCATGTAATGCACATATAGGATCTGTCTGGCTGCCAGCACTCGTACCCATGTGTTCCCGGGGCCTTGTGCCTGCTCACAAATGGATGGGTTGCATTATGAAAAGCACAGGTGTCAAACTGCATTGAGTTTAGACATGCGATCCGGATAATGCTGCAAGTGTCTTCTCCTCTACAAGAGGCTGCTGAGGTATTGGTGGAAAACAACATGCCTCTCTGAAGGTGATCATACGTGTAATTAGTTTGTTAGATCAATTTCAGGACCTAGGTTTATTGAGGGAGATGAAGTCATGATGATGCAGAAACCTGTATGCTTCCAGCCCTAGAGAAAAGGGGGTGGATATTAATCTTCAAGGTATGAGACTGAGTGGGGATCCATTGCTTCATGATAGTGTGTATGGAGAGAGTGGGGGCATAGTAACTTGGTACAGTACAAGGTGATAAACCCCATGCAGTCTCCCTAACATCCTCTCTCATTTCACAGGTCTGACAGCTCTTTTAATTTCATGGCCTTTTTCTTCATCTTTGGTGCCCAGTTTATTCTGACTGTCATACAAGCGATCGGTATCTCCGGCTGGGGAACATGGTAAGCAGGATGCTCCCATGGTCTTTGAGTGGAGCACTCAATCCACGTCTTCTCTCCATCTAGCTGCAGAGATTTTGTCTCATAGATTCAGCTTGTGTTCCACATTTCCATGCATTAAATGCtgatgtgtggggagggagagttggGGGAGATAAGGAAAGGAGTTGGACAAAGAAAGGGTCCTGGTTGGAGTGAGGGCATGTTCTCCACTCCTCTTGCCTTGCTAAGGTAATGTTACATGATTTGAGCCTGCATAGGATTTTCATCTTTCTGTTCTTTCAGGGCTACAtgttcccccaccccaataaatagggccctaccaaattcacggccatgaaaaacgcatcatggaccatgaaatctggtcttctgtgtgcttttatcctaaactatacagatttcacaggggagaccagcatttctcaaatgggggtcctgacccaaaagggagttgcatgggagttgcaaggttattttaggggggtcacaatATTGCCATCCTTACCCAGCTCTCAAGGcggcgccccaccagcagcagcacagaagtaagggtggcaatactataccatacCACCCTTAATTCtaagctgctgctggcagcagccctgtcttcagagctgggctcccagccagcagctgccactctccagctgcccagctctgaaggaattGCCACCGccagtagcagcgcagaagtaagggtcgcAGTACCgcaatccccccacacacacacttacagtaactttgtgacccccacaactcctttttgagtcaggaccccaacAATTACAATATcgtgaaatttcaaatttaaagagttgaaatcattaaatttattatttttaaagtcctatgaccgtgaaattgaccaaaatggatcatgAATTTAGTAGGTCCCTATCAATAAATAACCATTTTCCCCTCCATATGACCACACCATTGCAACAGAGAAGCCACCTGGGAGTTTGCAGCAAGATTCTAACCTAGCTGCTTTGGGGGGTGAGTGAGACGGTCAAGACATCTTATCCTTTCTTACCATCTTCCCCATGCACATAAGTTTCACTTCATCTCCAGTCTACAGAGCTAGAGTCCCAAGGTTCATCCTTAAATAATAATTGGAGGTTATGTTCTTGACCTTCCCGGTTTAGGTCACAGAAGGTTGGTAATTTAACCTGCCATCTTTAGAGCCTGGATGCAAATCCTGCTGAAGCTAGAATAACAGAAAAGAAGGTGCTACACAGAGTGTTGGGTTTAAACACTAATCCTCAGAGTGCCCCATGAGGCACAGTATGATGACCTGTGGAAATGGAGACTCTGAGCTAGGTCAAGGACTCTCCAGTTCCTGGTTCTTAACCCCAGCTTTATTCCACTAGGCCCCACACTACCTCTGCACAAGTGAAAATAAATTTGGTTCCCTTATGGACATTCGTTTACCTCCTAAAACCTCACCATTCAACTGGCTTTCTCTAGTGGCCTGGAATTCAAATAGCCGGGGATGTTGCAGGTCAGGACTTGAGGTGCATTAACAGAGATGTGCAGGGGAAATATTTACCTGTGCTGCAGCTGGTTCTTGCCCTAGTTCTTACTTTTCCATTCATATCCTGGAACTTTACAACTCACCTGCAAATATTTTCAGGTTGGCGGTGAAAACAAACTACAGTGATACTTCTCTGTATTTCACTTTCTTCCAGTGGATGGTTGGCAGCCACTACTTTTTTTAGTACCAGTGTTGCAGCTGCTGTGTTCATGCTGTTTCCAGCCATAATGTTTACGATGTCAGCGGTTGCGATGTCCTTCTATCTCCTAAGGGTAAGTGCTTCAGTTGCCTTTCTGACGTGGAGTATCTGTCAATTCTGTGCATCAAAGCAAAGTGAATCCTCAGCTTAGTGGTCACTGTAACCACTCACGTCCTAGAAAGTTGAGAGTATAGACAGTGTGGGGGCTGTCCCCCTGCCAAGCCAGATCCCCCCTCCAGGACAAATCTAGATGAAAGGTTGAGAGTGCGATTGAGGGTTCTCTCCATGCAATGGAACCGTGTCCCTCCCAGCATGAATCCATGAACAGCCATTGATTCTGAGAATTAAACCTGCTGAGACCCACACAATGACAGacgggggtggtgggagggagatCCTTCCATGAATCTTTCTCCTTAAAGTGGTCTGCAGAAGGATAAAACTGGAGAGCCACTGTCATGGGCAATACAACAGGAGAGACTTCACCAGTGTTGCACTTCATGGAAGGAGAAAAGCCAGAGGGGTAAGATCTGTTACACAACAAGATGCCAAAGCTGACAAGTCCAGCAAAATATGTTCTCTACCCCAAAGCAGCTGCCATCAGGACAGTTTACCTCTGGAATGTGGGAGCATACTGCCGCCTTTGAGATCACGGATAGTGCCACTCCAGTCATGCGTTGGTTGGCATCTGTGTGGTAGGGTGGCTGAAAAAAGTCACTCCTTCTCCTGCACCTCTATATGCCCAGCTATATAATCCTCCTATCGTGCACCCAAGCTTTGCCAGTCTGGGATGCAGCAATTTCAGTAATGCTGAATTCTAGGTAAACTGACCTAGTTTGGATGAATTGCTTCTAACATCATTACTATGCAATTCCCCAACCTGAGTTAGTCATAATGCTGCGGTGGGTTAAAAGACTGTATGTAGATCTTATCTAGCTGCTTCTCTGTTGCCATCTGCTGCACTGTTCTGTTTATAGCACCCTTGTTCCTTTGGAATGTGGACACTTGAACAGAGATGTTACCAGATACATGGGACAGCACTAGGAAGTGTGTAGTATATTGGGCATTAACAAAGTGACCGTAGCTCCTATTGGAAAGGAAACTAGATGCTTGTTGCTGATTCTTCCCTTGCTCTCTTGATTACCTACTAGGTACATAAAATTTACCGAGGGGCTGGCGGAAGCTTTCAGAAAGCCCAGGATGAATGGAACAGTGGCTCATGGAGGGACCCCCCGAGCAGGGAAGCTCAGTACAATAACTTTTCTGGAAACAGTCTGCCACAGTATCCCACGGTGCCCAACTATCCCACGGGAAATCAATGGCCTTAAGCAGCAACAGCTGTCAAACTGCCTGGATTATCTTTTTTGGTCtcctcattattatttttattattatttgaaaagatcttttttttttccccccatcatctttgggtttttttagttccctcctccccatgaCTGCAGAAAATCTGTGCACTCAGCCTGTACTGCCTCCAGGGCTTTGCCCATCTCTATTGGAACGTTTTATTTTGTGCACAGTTGCCAGTATTTGCCTTGCTGCAAACCGCAGAACTATTCGCTGCCCTTGCTTGGGGGAATCCTCCAATGATCAGTACCCGgaaaaggctgattttttttccccctgcgaAGAACACTTTAAGATGCTCTTTCCCCTGCCCTCTTCATTCTTATCAGATGCACAGTACACCACCACCATCTTCCTGTTACCGAGCAGGGGACATAATTGGAAATGGGCATCAACTGGCATCTCCTGATGAGTTTTCTGGAATTTCTATTTCTCAAAGGGAAATGTCTCATCTATTTTATTTTGTGCCTCGGAAGATTGAAATTGGCGGCCAGGGCTCCCTTTTTGTTCATAAAACCCTTGAAGGTCTAAACTGtctcttgagttctctgtagcgAGAGAATGCTTTAGATAACTCTGCCCACAGTGAGTGAGTGCTGGACACTGCATCTGATTAGCAGAACCTCCACTCAGCTGGTGAGGTATCGTTCTATTAGAATTCATTTTCTTCACCCCCAAAGGTTTTTCTTATGATAGGGTCTACATGTTTGAAAGTACTGGTTCATCTCACTTGTCTATAATCCTTGCTTGCTaatggcctgattgaaagcccagtggaatcactgacttcaatgggctttggctcagactGCATCGGTTATAGTCACTCTTATGTAGACAGCCAACACAAGACATaggcaccacttaagtcccacttatgCAGTGTCTAGGTTTTGTGCTGGCCCCACATGTGcaggcccctctccctcctgactgaATCTCGCCCCATTGACAAACCCCTATAATGTAAATAATCTTCTGGCTACAGTTCTGTGGCCAGGTGGTGGATAACTCTAAATCTGAATACTAAGAATGACTTGTGTGATTTGGGAGTAACTCCGTTAAAATTGATGGATCAATCCTGATTTATTCTGACATAGCTGACATCCGAATCTGATCAAGTTTCTCATGCTTGTGAATTGTTCTCCTGCAACATGTCACCTGTTAGTTTACAAGACTATTAAGCATTTTGTAGTCTATCCTTTATTTAGTCATGCAGGACCACTCCCCATGTATACAGCCAAGTGTACAGCTCTTCTCTCTACTTCAGcatgcaggcagagagaggtggaaTTTTCTTTCCCTAAGAAGTTGGTTGAGGGGAAGATAAAGGTTCTGTTGAGGGTCTTTTCTTGCTGAGAACGAGGCTTTGTCTACCCTACAAATGCTTTGCTGGCCTAGCCGTACTGACCAGagcaccctagtgtagacatagcgtgTGGCGACAGAAGTTTTTCTGTTGGCACAGTAACAGCACCTCGCTGAATGACATTAGCTACGTTGACAGAAGCACTCTAATGCCTGCTTAGTTGTGGCTGTACTAGGGGGGTTTGCTGACATATCTATGTTGGCTGGGGGGAtgttgatttgttttttgtttcacacccccatcaacatagctatgctggcaaaactttgtagtgtagacctggccatagtGTGTGTCGTAGTGCTGACTTCCATCCTCTTATCTATTTCTCATGTCACAAGTACTGGAATCTGTAGGCAGAGCAGTCGAATTCCTTTCCATTTCGTACTATATCAGCCCAAGCAGTACAAGCTACAGTTTCCCGTTTCTCCTTAAAAATCCGCTACTCAATGTTTAGATGTTTCCAATCAGCCTGAGagatttggatgcccaatttccGTTAGTTTTTATGGGAATTGAGCCTCCAAAACCCTGCAGCAGCTTTGAAAGCCTCTACTAAAGATCCCGTGAGGTGCTAAAAGCCTTCAGCTTCCAAAGGAGACATGAGGGAGGTTTTGTATTTGTTCAGATCTGCAGACTAGTgctggattctgctctcagtcgTGTTGATgtgaatccagagtaactccatagctatcagtggagttatgccaattttaCACTGAGTAACTGGAAACAGAATCTGCTCCTGAAAGGCTTAGAAAAGGTCTCTGAGCTGGATGGAATCCATTTGCAAATGATCCTTTGAAAATGGTCTCAATAAACAAGTGCCTTATTCAATAATATATTAGCTCTTAGGGGAGAGTTCTTCTTCCCTCGGTGCCCCATTCCCCATTTTGTTTAGTCTTAATCTTTTTCCCTATATGCATATATTGTAAATATTAGGTAAGTGAAATGCATTACCATGGGATTTGTGTGACATCTTTGTTATCAGATGGGCCAAAGGAAAAGCAACTGATTAACACTGGAGGCCAAAGCCTCCTTGAACTTCAGTTTAAAAGCAACAtttcccattgctgcaaagccagcCCTTTGCTGGGCCTCTCAAAATATTTCTAACACATTCCTAACGCAATGActtgtgtctgtgtgtatgtgtatgtgtgtatgtgattTGCTCATAAACACAAGGACA harbors:
- the SCAMP4 gene encoding secretory carrier-associated membrane protein 4, producing the protein MAEKVNNFPPLPKFIPLKPCFYQNFADEIPIDYQSLVKRIYHLWIFYCITLVVNLIGCLAWWIGGGYGVNFGLAILWLFLFSPCSYICWFRPAYKGFRSDSSFNFMAFFFIFGAQFILTVIQAIGISGWGTCGWLAATTFFSTSVAAAVFMLFPAIMFTMSAVAMSFYLLRVHKIYRGAGGSFQKAQDEWNSGSWRDPPSREAQYNNFSGNSLPQYPTVPNYPTGNQWP